Part of the Carnobacterium pleistocenium FTR1 genome is shown below.
GTAGCCATGCTGCTGATCACGTTCAAAATCTTCTTTCATGCTTTCGTCTCCATTTCAACTAATGATTTGTTAATAAAATAACATATCATTAGTGTAAACGTTATCTTTTTATATAACACTCATTTTTTTATTTTTAACATTAAATTATAATTGTTTTTTAATTAATTCCCTTTAATTCTAATCATCCATAGATGAAAGGTAATGTGTAGAAAACTTAGTCATATTGATAGGTGGGATATTTTTACAAATACCGATGCGTAACGTATACTGAACTAAAAGATAGCGATAAGGGGGACTTATTATGCAAAAAATTGTTCCGTATTTTTGGTGTAATCAGGAAGCAGCCGAAGCAGCCGAATTTTACTCGTCGTTATTTGACTATTCTTCAATCACTAGTCGTATGGAAATTGATGATACGCCTTCAGGAACTGTAGAAACCGTCAATTTTACACTAGCTGGCCAATCATTCATGGCTATTTCCGCTGGCCCCCGATTCAAATTCACACCAGCTATTTCCTTTCAAATCTTTTGCGATACTATAGAAGAAGCAGAACATTTATGGCAAGAATTGTCTAAGGATGGCCATGTTTTGATACCACTTGGCGCCGATAAAATTAGCGACAAATACGGTTGGACAGAAGATAGATACGGTCTTTCTTGGCAAATTTTGCATTTGCCTAACCAATTGATTGCTCAAAAAATTGTCCCAACTTTGTTGTTTTCTGGTGAACAATGCGGCAAGGCCAAAGAAGCGATGGCGTTTTATACTTCGGTATTTGATAATGCAGCCATTGATGGACTTCATTACTATGGTGAGGGCGATGAGCAAAATCAATTGGGTACAGTCATGTATGGCTTGTTCGATTTAGAAGGACTAGGTTTTGTAGCGATGGATAGCGGCAAATTAAATGGTTTTACATTTAATGAAGCTGTTTCCTTCATGGTAAATTGCAATACGCAAGAAGAAATCGACTATTACTGGGAAGAACTATCTGCTGTACCTGAAGCGGGACAGTGTGGCTGGTTAAAAGATAAGTATGGCGTATCTTGGCAAATTATTCCTACGATCATGAAGAAATTGACAACAACAAAAGACCCCGACCAGCTGAAACGAGTAACACAAGCCTTCCTTAAAATGAAAAAAATCGATATCGCTGAATTGAAAAAAGCTTATGAGGGGTAAAAGTCAATCTTATAAGAAAAATATTTTTAAGTGGTCCGAACTGAAGCTTGTAGAGGTAACTCAAATAGAAAGTGACTAGTGAGTTGCACGAACTAAAGCTCGTTACGCTTACTCAAATGAAAAAGTGCCTTTGAGTCGCATGAACTGGGGCTCGCTGAATTAAAAAAAGCTTATGAGAGCTAGCATAAAAAGGAGCAAATAAGAATGAGAAAAATCATAATGAATTTAGCGATGAGTTTAGATGGCTTTATTGCTAATGAAGATGGCAGTTACGAATGGATCAAAGGGTACGAAGACGATTCATTAAATACGAAAAATCAGTACAATTATGAAACTTTGTTAGAAGACATCGATATCGTGGTGATGGGGAAAAGATGCTATGAGCAAGATATGCATCTGGAATTCAAAACAAAGACCGTTTATGTAGCTACCCATGCGCCAATCACTGCTTATGATAACATCAAATTTTGCGGGAGTGACATTATTGAGGTTATCCAAAAAGAGCAGCAAAAAGCTGGAAAAGATATTATGCTATTTGGTGGCGGTCAGTTGATCAATACTTTTTTAAAAGCGGATTGTATTGATGAGTACATTATTGGACTGATCCCAATCGTTCTTGGAGCCGGTCGACCATTATTTTATGACAATCACCCGCCAATTGAATTGAAATTGGAAGAATACATTGTAGATAATGGAATTGTCATTTTGAGGTATGTGAATCGTTAAAGATAACAAAAATCCAATAGTCAATCAAATGAAAATTTGAGTGACTGTTGGATTTTTAGTGTGGATAACTAACTGAAGCAAAGTTCGTCTATTCCAGAAAAAATTTTATCTGAGAGCATCCACACCATTTGACCATCGAGCAGAAGCACATGAAATAAACTTATTAAGATCCATTGACAAAAAATGATGGGGCTGTTATAGTGATTTCAATGATAAATTGATTAGAGTAACATTAAAATTGATTTTATAAACACGAAGAAAAGAAGAGTACATTTTAAGCGATACTTGTAGAGAGCCTTGGTTGGTGAAAAGAGGCAGTAGAACTGAAATGGAAGATGGTCTTGGAGTGGAATGATCGAAAGTTTATGGACTTTAGATGATTACGGGTACACCCGTTACAGTGTCACAGTATTAATAGGTTCTCTTTGAACTAAACGTACTGGTTAAGGTAAGAGCTGCGAAGCTTTTATAAAACAAGGTGGTAACACGAGAGAATTTAACTTTCCGTCCTTGCACAAAGATTTTTTGTGCAGGGGCGGATTTTTTTTATCTTTTTTTAAAGCGAGTTTTAAATTTGGAGGGATAGCACATGTCATTAATTGCCAGAACAGGTCCACAAGAATATGAGTGTCGAGTAGGCGTTTTAGCTACTTTAACAAATAAATTGACCTTACGCGGTATCCAAAAAGCCGTGATTGTCCATGGAGCACGTTCTTGGGAAAAAGCCGAAAGTTATCTAGCCGATTTGATAGCAAGTGACCTAGCATTAGAATTTGTGGCATTCAATGGCGAATGCACGTATGAAGAAGTGGATCGAATCGCAGAACGCGCTAGGCAAAGCGGTGCAGATGCCATTATTGGGGTAGGCGGCGGGAAGCTGATGGATACGGTCAAATATGCAGCAGCAAAATCTGCTGCGGGCGTTCAATCGATTTTGATCCCAACCCTGGCTAGCAATTGTGCTCCGTGGACACCATTAAGTGTCATGTATAATGTTGAAGGTGTTTGTCTGGGATTTGATCTACATACGAAACAAGCAGCACTGTTAGCTGTTGAACCGAACTTGCTACTGGACGCACCGGTCAACTATTTTATAGCTGGGGCAGCGGATACGCTGGCTAAATGGTATGAATCGGACATCATTTTATCCCAACCTAAACATCAAACAAATGCGCTCTTGTTGGTGTCGCGGGCAGCGGCTTTAACTTGTAGAGATACGATTCTCAACTATGCCCCGCAGGCAGTGACAGATAGCCAATCCCATACGCTTACGCAGGCTTTTACGCAAGTGTGTGAAACTATTATTGCCGTCAGCGGTTTAGTGGGCGGTCTAGGAGACGGCTATGCACGTTCAACCATCGCGCATGCTGTTCATGACAAATTAACGATCTTTCCTGAAACACATGCATTTCTGCACGGTGAGAAAGTGGCTTATGGCATACTGATCCAGTTATCAGTTGAAGAAAATTGGGCAGAAGTCGATCAGCTAGCGGCCTTTTATGACAAATTAAATTTACCAAAAACGTTAGCTGATTTGAATTTGAGCTATCTAACGGATGACCAAATTGCTGAATTGGCAACGAACATTTCAGTGGATGCGAACCTCAGTCAATCGGAGTACACAGCAACAAAGGAAACGATTCAACAAGCGATTCATGCGTTAGAAAATTATTTAACCCTAAAAGTATAGCTAGGAGGATGCAATATGACCACATTTGAACCATCAGATACGCTGAAACGACTCCCTGTTCAGTTCTTTGCTCATTTGCGGGCCAAAGCAGCTCCACTGATTGAAGCAGGTTACGATGTGATCGATTTAGGCATTGGAAATCCAGATCAGCCGACGCCGACCTTCATTGTGGAAGAATTAAAAGCAGCAGCTGATGATCCACAGAATGATAAATACGGACCTTATAGAGGGTATCGTTATTTAAGAGAAGCAGTTGCTGAATATTACTTACGGGAATACGGAGTAACGCTAGATCCTGAAACGGAAGTAGCGGTTTTACATGGATCAAAAGCGGGCATTGTAGAGATCAGCCAGTGTTTGCTGAACGCAGGAGACACAGTCTTGCTGCCAAATCCTTCTTACCCGGATTACTTATCGGGAATTGCGTTGGCAAATGCTAAAATTGCCTCATTGCCTTTATTGGCTGAAAATGACTTTTTACCTGAGTATGATCTGGTCGAACCAACCGTTGCGGCCAAAGCGAAATTATTGTTTCTAAATTACCCAAACAATCCAACAGCGGCAACAGCAACGGCAGAGTTCTTCGCTGAGACGGTTGCATTTGCTCAAAAGAATAACATTTGTGTCGCTCACGATTTTGCATATGGCTCGCTCACATTTGACAATAAGAAGTCCTTAAGCTTTTTACAAACGCCAGGCGCAAAAGACACGGGGGTGGAATTCTTCACTTTATCAAAGTCACATAATATGGCCGGCTGGCGCATTGGATTTGCAGTAGGAAATGCTTCGGTCATCGAAAGTATCAATTTGATGCAAGACCATACCAATGTTAGTCTGTATGGCGGCATTCAAAGAGCTGCAGCAAAAGCTTTATTGAGTGATCAGACTTCTGCAAAAGAATTAGCGGCCGTTTATGAGCGACGTAGAAATGCGTTTATCTCTGAATTGGAACCAACAGGATTAGAGATACATAAACCAAAGGGCTCGTTTTATGTATGGATCAAAGTACCAGATGGCTTTACGTCAGAGGCGTTTTTTGATGTCTTGTTGCTTCAAGCGCATGTCATTGTAACAACCGGCAATGGATTTGGCACATTAGGCGAAGGGTACATTCGCGTTGGGCTATCCCAACCAGACGAGCGGCTGTTAGAAGCAGCCAAAAGAATCGCTGGGTTAGCACTATTCAACTCAATAAAAGCAGAAAAAATACTAAACAACTAATAGGGGGAAATAAACATGAAAAGAAAATTAGGAATCATTACAACAGTCGCAATTGGGGCCATTTTAGCAGGATGCAGTGTGAATGAAGCAGAGTCTTCAGAAGGAGCAGGATTATTGAGTGATGACGTTTTGACTGTAGGCGTAACAACGGGACCACATGAAGACATTTTGAATGAAATCAAAAAAATAGCCGCTGAAGATGGCTTAGAAATTGAGGTCGTTGCGTTTTCCGATTTTGTCCAACCTAATACCGCACTAGCAGATGGCGAAGTAGACATCAATTCCTTCCAAACAGGTCCTTTTTTAGAAACTGTAATAGAAGAAACTGGGTATGAGCTGACCAAAATAGTTTCAACGGTTTCTATTCCGATGGGGATCTATTCTGAAGCATATACCGACGTCAGTGAAGTTAAAGAAGGCGACGTGATTGGCATTCCAAATTCGCCAACGCAAGAAGGACGTGCGTTGCAACTCTTTGAAGAAGCCGGATTGATTACTTTACCAGAAGGTTCAGGGCAAGAAGTTACAACGAGCGACATCATTGAGAACAACTTGAATTTAGACTTTATTACTTCTGAGGCGGCACAATTGCCATCCCAATTGCAAGATTTAGGAGCTGCAGGTATCAACTCGAATTTTGCCCTTGACGCTGGTTTAAATCCACAAGAAACCGGAATCTTCATGGAAGATGTTTCGGATCTAAAACAAGCAAACTACATTGTTTCTCGTACCGAAGATAAAGATGACGAAGCGATTGCGCAATTCGTAGACTACTACCAAACAGATGAAATCAAACAATATATTGAAGAAGAGTTCAAAGGAGCACTTATTCCAGCCTGGTAAAAAACTGGATCTATTAGAAGGCTTTGTTGCAGTTACTCAAAGTCGGAAATGCCTTTGAGTCGTTCGAACTGAGGGTAGTAATGGCAACTCAAAGTCGGAAATGCTGTTGAGTCGCCCGAACTAAAGCTAGTAAAGGTAACTCAAAGTCGAAAATGCTGTTGAGTAGCCTGAACTAGAGCTCGTATCGGTAACTCAAATAGAAAGTGCCTAGTGAGTAGCATGAACTAAGTCTGGTAGCGGTAACTCAAATAAAAAGTTCCTAGTGAGTAGCATGAACTAAGGCTAGTAGCGCAATCTCAAATCAGAAATGCCTTTGAGTAGCCTGAACTGAGGCTCTTTATCACAAGTTTGAGAATAGTTTTAAGAGTGGAAAATGACAAGCAAGATGTTTTTACAATATTTTTTGTCAGGCGTATACTTAATCAAAAGGAACGAGGAGGTATACCATGCAAAAAATTGTTACGCATCTATGGTATGACAAAGAAGCTCTTGAAGCGGCCGAATTCTATGTTAGTTTGTTTGATTATTCTTCTATCGACAGTATCGTAACCCTTAATAACACTCCTTCAGATACACCTTCCGGATCTGCAGACAGCATCGTGTTTACTTTGGCTAACAAAACTTTTATGTCCATTTCTGCTGGTCCAACTTTCAAGTTGAATCCATCCGTTTCTTTACAGGTCATTTGCAATACCTTGTCAGAAGTCGATCGTTTATGGAAGCAACTATCCAAAGATGGTTCAATCCTTATGCCACTTGATGCGTATCCTTTTAGTGAGAAATATGGCTGGACAGAAGATAGGTTTGGCCTTTCTTGGCAAATTATGTATCTACCAGATCAGTTGATCTCACAAAAAATTACTCCAGTTATGTTGTTTACTGGTGAACAGTATGGTAAAGCAGAAGAGGCAATCCAATTTTATACCTCAATTTTTGTTAATTCCGCCATTGATGGGTTGAGTTATTACGGTGATGATGAGCTAAAACAAGGTGGGAAATTGATGTATGGAGCATTTAATCTAGAAGGACAAAATTTCGTAGCGATGGATAGTGCTATGGCTCATGATTTTAAATTTTCTGAAGCTATTTCATTTTTAGTAAATTGTGATACGCAAGAAGAAATTGATTACCTTTGGGAAGAATTATCTGTTGTACCGGAAGCTGAACAATGTGGCTGGTTGAAAGATAAATATGGATTCTCATGGCAAATTTCACCTACAATCATGAATGACATAATGAATACCAAAGACCAAGAACAATTGAATCGTGTAGTACAAGCCTTTCTTCCAATGAAAAAAATGAATATTGCCGAATTGATAAAAGCTTACGAAGGATAAAAGTAAAAAAGCCTATCTTACAGGAGATAGGCTTTTTTTCGCGAAAAATTTAGATGCCTGAAAACAGATTTTTGTATTGGTGAATTGTTTCAACTACTTACCTGGAATTTCTGACGGAATAGGGGTTGCTTGTAGACCTGCATTGTATTCAGTGCGAATTATAGAGCGTTAACGCCTCATCGATTAAGCACTGTTTGAGGCTTGAAAGCCAAGAAGACCTAAGAAAATTTTCAACTAATTAAAAAAACATAAAGAAAACGCTTGCATATAAAAACAAGCCATGTTAAGATTCATGTGTAATCGGTTCCATATTACTTTTAAATTAAGCGAGGGATGACATGACAACGATAAAAGAAGTAGCAAAATTAGCAGGTGTATCGGTCGCTACAGTATCGAGGGCGCTAAACCATAGCGGCTATGTCAGTGAAGCAGCTCGCAAAAAAGTAGAGGCAGCCGTCAAGGAATTGAATTTTTACCCTAACGAAGTAGCCCGGTCATTGTATCAAAAGAAATCAAAGCTGATTGGCCTATTATTGCCAGATATTGCGAATCCGTTTTTTCCTTTGATTGCTAAAGGAGTAGAAGATGGAGTGAATCAACGAGGGTACAGTTTGCTGTTAGGCAATGTAGAAGATGATTTGGAAAAAGAGAAAGACTACTTGAAAATTTTCTTGCAAAATAACATTGCCGGTGTGATCTCTGCTGTTCAAGGAGATGTCAACAAAATAAAAAAAATGCCGTTCGTCACGCTAGACCGCGTCGAAAGCGACCGAGATCTGGCAGTCCATTCCGACGACTACACTGGTGGGATGCTCGCTGCAGAAGCGATTGCCGATAGAGACCCAAAAGAAATCGTGATCATGGTGGGACCAAAAGACGTCCCAAGTTCAGCATTGCGATTAGCG
Proteins encoded:
- a CDS encoding LacI family DNA-binding transcriptional regulator, whose protein sequence is MTTIKEVAKLAGVSVATVSRALNHSGYVSEAARKKVEAAVKELNFYPNEVARSLYQKKSKLIGLLLPDIANPFFPLIAKGVEDGVNQRGYSLLLGNVEDDLEKEKDYLKIFLQNNIAGVISAVQGDVNKIKKMPFVTLDRVESDRDLAVHSDDYTGGMLAAEAIADRDPKEIVIMVGPKDVPSSALRLAGNEKILQARQLDYQLFQTQSFKFELAEQTAEQFFEAYPLADSVIASNDVYAIALMKEAIKKGKHIPEEFQIIGYDDMPFSRMMYPGLSTIAQPAYEMGYRGAELLCDILEKKPVESSRIQLPVTLKIRESVREKDKK
- a CDS encoding MetQ/NlpA family ABC transporter substrate-binding protein, with amino-acid sequence MKRKLGIITTVAIGAILAGCSVNEAESSEGAGLLSDDVLTVGVTTGPHEDILNEIKKIAAEDGLEIEVVAFSDFVQPNTALADGEVDINSFQTGPFLETVIEETGYELTKIVSTVSIPMGIYSEAYTDVSEVKEGDVIGIPNSPTQEGRALQLFEEAGLITLPEGSGQEVTTSDIIENNLNLDFITSEAAQLPSQLQDLGAAGINSNFALDAGLNPQETGIFMEDVSDLKQANYIVSRTEDKDDEAIAQFVDYYQTDEIKQYIEEEFKGALIPAW
- a CDS encoding VOC family protein; this translates as MQKIVPYFWCNQEAAEAAEFYSSLFDYSSITSRMEIDDTPSGTVETVNFTLAGQSFMAISAGPRFKFTPAISFQIFCDTIEEAEHLWQELSKDGHVLIPLGADKISDKYGWTEDRYGLSWQILHLPNQLIAQKIVPTLLFSGEQCGKAKEAMAFYTSVFDNAAIDGLHYYGEGDEQNQLGTVMYGLFDLEGLGFVAMDSGKLNGFTFNEAVSFMVNCNTQEEIDYYWEELSAVPEAGQCGWLKDKYGVSWQIIPTIMKKLTTTKDPDQLKRVTQAFLKMKKIDIAELKKAYEG
- a CDS encoding dihydrofolate reductase family protein; translation: MRKIIMNLAMSLDGFIANEDGSYEWIKGYEDDSLNTKNQYNYETLLEDIDIVVMGKRCYEQDMHLEFKTKTVYVATHAPITAYDNIKFCGSDIIEVIQKEQQKAGKDIMLFGGGQLINTFLKADCIDEYIIGLIPIVLGAGRPLFYDNHPPIELKLEEYIVDNGIVILRYVNR
- a CDS encoding iron-containing alcohol dehydrogenase family protein — protein: MSLIARTGPQEYECRVGVLATLTNKLTLRGIQKAVIVHGARSWEKAESYLADLIASDLALEFVAFNGECTYEEVDRIAERARQSGADAIIGVGGGKLMDTVKYAAAKSAAGVQSILIPTLASNCAPWTPLSVMYNVEGVCLGFDLHTKQAALLAVEPNLLLDAPVNYFIAGAADTLAKWYESDIILSQPKHQTNALLLVSRAAALTCRDTILNYAPQAVTDSQSHTLTQAFTQVCETIIAVSGLVGGLGDGYARSTIAHAVHDKLTIFPETHAFLHGEKVAYGILIQLSVEENWAEVDQLAAFYDKLNLPKTLADLNLSYLTDDQIAELATNISVDANLSQSEYTATKETIQQAIHALENYLTLKV
- a CDS encoding VOC family protein yields the protein MQKIVTHLWYDKEALEAAEFYVSLFDYSSIDSIVTLNNTPSDTPSGSADSIVFTLANKTFMSISAGPTFKLNPSVSLQVICNTLSEVDRLWKQLSKDGSILMPLDAYPFSEKYGWTEDRFGLSWQIMYLPDQLISQKITPVMLFTGEQYGKAEEAIQFYTSIFVNSAIDGLSYYGDDELKQGGKLMYGAFNLEGQNFVAMDSAMAHDFKFSEAISFLVNCDTQEEIDYLWEELSVVPEAEQCGWLKDKYGFSWQISPTIMNDIMNTKDQEQLNRVVQAFLPMKKMNIAELIKAYEG
- a CDS encoding aminotransferase class I/II-fold pyridoxal phosphate-dependent enzyme, coding for MTTFEPSDTLKRLPVQFFAHLRAKAAPLIEAGYDVIDLGIGNPDQPTPTFIVEELKAAADDPQNDKYGPYRGYRYLREAVAEYYLREYGVTLDPETEVAVLHGSKAGIVEISQCLLNAGDTVLLPNPSYPDYLSGIALANAKIASLPLLAENDFLPEYDLVEPTVAAKAKLLFLNYPNNPTAATATAEFFAETVAFAQKNNICVAHDFAYGSLTFDNKKSLSFLQTPGAKDTGVEFFTLSKSHNMAGWRIGFAVGNASVIESINLMQDHTNVSLYGGIQRAAAKALLSDQTSAKELAAVYERRRNAFISELEPTGLEIHKPKGSFYVWIKVPDGFTSEAFFDVLLLQAHVIVTTGNGFGTLGEGYIRVGLSQPDERLLEAAKRIAGLALFNSIKAEKILNN